One segment of Paenibacillus sp. FSL R7-0337 DNA contains the following:
- a CDS encoding phage tail protein: MKANMLNIGAKRSWVPGYREDPFLAYNFIVEIDGISVAGFSEVSGLSVETQVERKTFGGENHKEFVFLGPTKYSDLTLKNGVTNDEYLWNWYQNVVNGVIRRRSGSICLLDHSGTPKVWWNFIEACPIKWEGPAFNASSSAVAVESLVLTHNGLYRYR, from the coding sequence ATGAAGGCAAATATGCTAAATATCGGCGCCAAAAGAAGCTGGGTGCCCGGGTACCGGGAAGATCCCTTTCTTGCTTATAACTTCATCGTGGAAATTGACGGGATCTCCGTGGCGGGATTCTCAGAGGTCTCAGGCCTTAGCGTGGAGACACAGGTGGAGCGCAAAACCTTCGGCGGTGAGAATCATAAGGAATTTGTGTTCCTGGGACCGACCAAATACTCGGATCTGACGCTGAAAAACGGGGTCACGAATGATGAGTATCTGTGGAACTGGTATCAGAATGTGGTGAACGGGGTCATCCGGCGGCGCAGCGGGTCCATCTGTCTCTTGGATCATTCCGGCACGCCCAAGGTGTGGTGGAACTTCATCGAAGCCTGCCCCATCAAGTGGGAAGGACCGGCGTTCAACGCCAGCAGCAGCGCGGTAGCCGTTGAGAGCCTGGTTCTGACTCACAACGGGCTGTACAGGTACCGGTAA
- a CDS encoding DUF4255 domain-containing protein codes for MAVDTGTVIRDVSTSLKALLKAHVPELNDDSFISFGSPSDIDSSTMKLSMCLYYLSHSPSMRNSEKEETGSKNEFMYPPAYLDLYYLLTPYAKDRETEQLILGRIFQLFHEHPVLSGSDLRGNLAECGNEKIRISYNNLTIQDIKQLWEVFPGKPAKMSLSYLVSPVRLPADKTILIPRVEVKELGVHPM; via the coding sequence ATGGCCGTGGATACAGGTACGGTAATAAGAGATGTCAGCACCAGCCTGAAGGCACTATTGAAAGCACATGTACCTGAGCTGAACGATGACAGCTTCATCAGCTTCGGCTCTCCGAGTGACATTGACAGCTCAACGATGAAGCTTTCAATGTGTTTGTATTATTTGAGCCATAGCCCCAGTATGCGCAACAGTGAGAAGGAAGAGACCGGCAGCAAGAATGAGTTCATGTATCCGCCGGCTTATCTGGATTTGTACTATCTGCTCACGCCATACGCCAAGGACAGGGAGACCGAGCAGCTGATCCTGGGCCGGATCTTTCAGCTGTTCCATGAGCATCCGGTGCTTAGCGGCAGCGATCTGCGGGGGAACCTGGCCGAATGCGGCAATGAGAAGATCCGGATCTCCTATAACAACCTGACGATTCAGGATATCAAGCAGCTGTGGGAGGTGTTCCCCGGGAAGCCGGCTAAGATGAGCCTGTCCTATCTGGTGTCGCCGGTGCGGCTGCCTGCGGATAAGACGATCCTGATCCCACGGGTTGAGGTGAAAGAGCTGGGCGTTCATCCCATGTAG
- a CDS encoding SMI1/KNR4 family protein, producing the protein MKEINKTFNRMEEHLNAIGLPSRDIVDPMVRVSNIENKYNISFPELYKLFVLKYGNSIFNESVTYKSIELSPCVDKNGLSTFDSFFGFDGGVDDLENKINQYYERIPSSLVPIADDGNGNLICIGVKGNYNEKIYFWHHEDELSANLMLNEKKYRNIGLDDYWDNIFLISNTFTDFINSLEIEQPEEQNVEVKIVRERMNSDFIANMLAARAELEAKEKERKDKKKGKG; encoded by the coding sequence ATGAAAGAGATAAACAAAACCTTTAATCGTATGGAAGAACATTTAAATGCTATAGGATTACCAAGTAGAGATATAGTTGATCCCATGGTTCGTGTTTCTAATATTGAAAATAAATACAATATTTCATTTCCTGAATTGTATAAGCTTTTTGTACTTAAATACGGAAATTCTATATTCAATGAAAGTGTTACCTATAAATCAATAGAATTATCTCCTTGTGTAGATAAGAATGGCCTTAGTACTTTTGATTCTTTTTTTGGTTTTGATGGTGGCGTGGATGACCTGGAAAATAAAATTAATCAGTATTATGAAAGAATTCCCAGCTCGTTAGTGCCTATTGCGGACGATGGGAATGGAAATCTTATATGTATCGGTGTAAAGGGTAATTACAATGAGAAAATTTATTTTTGGCATCACGAAGATGAATTGAGTGCAAATTTAATGCTTAATGAAAAAAAATATAGAAATATTGGTTTAGATGATTATTGGGATAATATATTTTTAATTTCAAATACTTTTACTGATTTTATTAATAGTCTTGAAATTGAACAGCCAGAAGAACAAAATGTTGAAGTGAAAATTGTAAGAGAAAGAATGAATAGTGACTTTATTGCTAATATGTTAGCCGCTAGAGCAGAATTGGAGGCAAAAGAAAAAGAAAGAAAAGACAAGAAAAAGGGCAAGGGCTGA
- a CDS encoding phage tail sheath C-terminal domain-containing protein, protein MANYLSPGVYVEEVSSGVKPIAGVGTSVGAFVGIAEKGVIGKAVLVTNWSQFVNEFGQFIPNGYLAYAVYNFFAEGGTSCYVVRAASTDIRPASLAVRDTDNLDLFKVVARSEGEWGNRISVKISPSSNKQQFGFKMIVQYLLDSDFNNEYSGEDEEGKIVEIFDNMLLINFEEKVNQVSAFVSVKPLVDLTILENMEKTPAFNEAALSLSGGVNGMSPIDFLGDAVKRAGIHAFDTIDGINIVAAPDLADMAYSRGTILDMLNYCKLRKDCIFIVDPPHGLSPLEVKDFKEGAGDYSGNSFNTSYGALYYPWVYINDPLTGKQKLVPPSGAIAGTYAYVDAVRGVHKAPAGTTDGYLDSVVGIEKIITKAEQELLNPGGINVIRSLPEGICVWGARTLSADSEWSYVNVRRLMMYIEESLDEGSQWVVFEPNDPSLWGKVKRNLTAFLTRVWRDGALYGTTQEEAFFVKVDEENNPPAVRDAGQLIIEVGVAPVKPAEFVVIRVSQKTLSK, encoded by the coding sequence ATGGCAAATTATTTATCGCCAGGCGTATATGTGGAGGAAGTCTCAAGCGGGGTCAAGCCGATTGCCGGTGTGGGCACCTCAGTCGGGGCCTTCGTCGGAATCGCAGAAAAAGGGGTCATCGGCAAAGCGGTACTGGTCACCAACTGGAGCCAGTTCGTCAATGAGTTCGGTCAGTTTATCCCTAATGGCTATCTGGCTTATGCCGTGTATAACTTTTTTGCGGAAGGAGGCACCTCCTGCTACGTAGTGAGAGCGGCATCCACCGATATCCGGCCGGCTTCGCTTGCGGTTCGCGATACCGATAATCTGGATTTGTTCAAGGTAGTTGCACGTTCGGAAGGGGAGTGGGGCAACCGAATTTCGGTCAAGATCAGCCCGTCCTCCAACAAGCAGCAATTTGGCTTCAAGATGATTGTGCAGTATTTGCTGGACAGTGATTTCAATAATGAATACAGCGGAGAAGACGAAGAGGGCAAAATCGTCGAAATCTTCGACAACATGCTGCTGATCAATTTTGAAGAAAAGGTGAATCAGGTATCCGCCTTTGTCAGTGTGAAGCCGCTGGTGGACCTGACCATTCTGGAGAATATGGAGAAAACGCCGGCGTTCAATGAAGCAGCCCTGTCCCTCAGCGGCGGTGTGAACGGGATGTCCCCGATTGACTTCCTGGGGGATGCGGTCAAGCGGGCCGGTATCCACGCATTCGATACGATTGACGGCATCAACATTGTAGCGGCTCCAGACCTTGCAGATATGGCGTACAGCCGGGGCACCATCCTGGATATGCTGAATTACTGCAAGCTGAGAAAAGACTGCATCTTCATCGTAGATCCTCCGCATGGCTTAAGCCCGCTGGAGGTCAAGGATTTCAAGGAGGGGGCGGGCGATTATTCGGGCAATTCATTCAATACGTCGTACGGTGCCCTGTACTATCCTTGGGTCTACATTAATGATCCGCTGACCGGGAAGCAGAAGCTTGTGCCGCCGTCCGGGGCGATTGCCGGTACGTACGCTTATGTCGATGCTGTTCGCGGTGTCCACAAAGCACCGGCTGGCACCACCGACGGCTATCTGGATTCCGTAGTAGGGATTGAGAAGATCATCACGAAGGCGGAGCAGGAGCTGCTGAATCCCGGCGGCATCAACGTGATCCGCTCCTTGCCGGAAGGCATCTGTGTCTGGGGGGCCAGAACGTTGTCCGCCGATTCGGAGTGGAGTTACGTCAACGTCCGGCGGCTGATGATGTACATTGAAGAGTCGCTGGATGAGGGCAGCCAGTGGGTCGTGTTTGAACCGAATGATCCGAGCCTGTGGGGCAAGGTCAAACGCAATCTCACCGCCTTCCTGACCCGCGTATGGAGAGATGGTGCGCTCTACGGAACCACGCAGGAAGAGGCCTTTTTCGTCAAAGTGGACGAGGAGAACAATCCGCCTGCTGTAAGGGATGCCGGCCAGCTGATTATCGAAGTGGGCGTAGCCCCGGTCAAACCTGCTGAATTCGTAGTCATCCGGGTCAGCCAGAAGACCTTATCCAAATAA
- a CDS encoding LysM peptidoglycan-binding domain-containing protein: MAEKAKIIPLDMPVGAIEVMFNPNEYTVSFEGKYTGEKNNKQFQITETPEFKVSLFYDTYEQRKDVRKKTRQLTSLLDPKVSGKSTKKPPVCMFVWGGFTYRGLLSKIEQKFTMFMDNGTPVRSLLDVTFITDEPDKSVEDSQGLNACRKLWVVKSGDRLDLIANEALKEPLAWRRIAELNRIANPVGFPGKNDIGRTLVIPD; the protein is encoded by the coding sequence ATGGCGGAGAAAGCGAAGATCATTCCTCTGGATATGCCCGTCGGAGCCATTGAGGTGATGTTTAACCCCAATGAGTACACCGTTTCTTTTGAAGGCAAATATACCGGGGAGAAGAATAACAAGCAATTCCAGATTACAGAGACACCGGAGTTCAAGGTCTCCTTGTTCTACGATACCTATGAGCAGCGCAAGGATGTCCGCAAGAAGACCCGGCAGCTGACCTCGCTGCTTGATCCTAAGGTCAGCGGCAAAAGCACGAAAAAACCGCCGGTGTGCATGTTCGTCTGGGGCGGCTTCACCTACCGCGGCTTGCTGAGCAAGATCGAGCAGAAGTTCACGATGTTCATGGATAACGGCACGCCTGTCCGCTCGCTGCTGGATGTGACCTTCATTACAGATGAGCCGGATAAGTCGGTGGAGGACAGCCAGGGCTTGAATGCCTGCCGGAAGCTGTGGGTGGTCAAAAGCGGGGACCGGCTCGACCTCATTGCGAATGAGGCGCTGAAGGAGCCGCTGGCCTGGCGCAGAATTGCCGAGCTGAACAGGATCGCCAATCCGGTTGGCTTTCCTGGCAAAAATGATATCGGGAGAACTCTGGTTATCCCGGATTAA
- a CDS encoding DUF6760 family protein, translated as MVGYPLDRLYEEVAFLTYYLHWDYTAVLNLEHAERDRWCSEVSRINQKLSGGEEKKNFFEA; from the coding sequence ATAGTCGGCTACCCCCTTGACCGCCTCTACGAGGAGGTAGCCTTTCTGACCTACTATCTGCACTGGGACTATACGGCGGTGCTGAACCTGGAGCATGCTGAACGGGACCGCTGGTGCAGTGAAGTCAGCCGGATCAACCAGAAGCTGAGTGGCGGGGAAGAGAAGAAGAACTTCTTTGAGGCTTAG
- a CDS encoding HNH endonuclease, with protein sequence MIEPAAIALATALAMGLVELAMAGGFKAVGANLKKAGQAVKKGVGAAASGVKNVVGAGAKGIKSLLKSGAKLASKSGSMIIRNGKIVIKSLQKGLMKGAKNLRGLLDRILQKFKFKKFKLVRKGKHIRLYGEVNPWVLLIDGTMQDIPKKDFEQEFKRLKQEGKQPVKLNAAEHSKLNKLDSDKRIEISKNADGDKSKIDFDSIKEPTPEKKSRNKPKERLPRTGGKWEGEPGNGKWYSDHSEVKEVIGDEPIIFKDGKPDFSRWSNYELEFELGQLNGTDADFKLVYNRLVELGLAKNKTQAKALLKSQGLTPHHLSNTEIQMIPSKLHGNIPHKGSASEMRNAMD encoded by the coding sequence ATGATCGAACCTGCCGCGATTGCGCTCGCTACAGCACTGGCGATGGGATTGGTTGAGCTGGCGATGGCGGGTGGCTTCAAAGCTGTCGGAGCTAACCTCAAGAAAGCCGGACAAGCTGTCAAGAAGGGCGTCGGAGCGGCAGCCAGCGGGGTGAAGAACGTTGTAGGCGCAGGAGCCAAAGGCATCAAGAGCCTGCTGAAATCCGGGGCCAAGCTGGCCTCCAAGAGCGGCAGCATGATTATACGTAATGGTAAAATCGTGATCAAGAGCCTGCAAAAGGGGCTCATGAAGGGGGCCAAAAATCTCCGGGGCCTGCTGGACCGGATTCTGCAGAAGTTCAAGTTCAAGAAGTTTAAGCTGGTGCGCAAGGGCAAGCATATCCGTCTGTATGGCGAGGTTAATCCTTGGGTGTTGCTGATTGACGGGACTATGCAGGACATCCCAAAGAAAGACTTCGAACAGGAGTTTAAGCGATTAAAGCAAGAGGGTAAGCAACCGGTTAAGCTTAATGCTGCAGAACATAGCAAACTAAATAAATTAGATAGTGATAAGCGAATCGAAATCTCAAAGAATGCTGACGGAGATAAAAGTAAGATTGATTTTGATAGTATTAAAGAACCGACTCCTGAAAAAAAATCTAGAAATAAGCCGAAAGAAAGACTTCCTAGAACAGGTGGTAAATGGGAAGGAGAACCTGGGAACGGGAAATGGTATTCTGATCATTCAGAAGTGAAGGAAGTAATAGGAGACGAGCCTATAATATTCAAAGATGGCAAGCCTGATTTTTCAAGATGGTCAAATTATGAATTAGAATTTGAATTGGGACAATTAAATGGAACTGATGCTGATTTTAAACTTGTTTATAATAGGCTCGTAGAACTGGGATTAGCTAAAAATAAAACTCAAGCCAAGGCACTATTAAAGTCTCAAGGATTGACGCCTCACCATTTAAGTAATACAGAAATACAAATGATTCCGTCAAAACTTCATGGAAATATACCACATAAGGGTTCGGCATCTGAAATGAGAAACGCAATGGATTAA
- a CDS encoding SMI1/KNR4 family protein, translated as MEIEFEFSFEPVLEQELVVFESKYNLILPSDYKRFIKKYNGGKSVLRRFQTLDEVVTSSIMLFFPFDVREEHNIEGFYQKYNLTNIIPSNFLPIGRDPMNNIICLAVSGEDIGRVYYCDLTHLDEDKGLIKELVRLTALSFTEFIQSLYKTE; from the coding sequence ATGGAAATTGAATTTGAGTTTTCATTTGAACCGGTTTTAGAGCAGGAGCTAGTTGTTTTTGAATCAAAGTACAATCTCATTTTGCCAAGTGATTATAAGAGATTTATAAAAAAATATAATGGTGGTAAAAGCGTTTTGAGAAGATTTCAAACGTTGGATGAAGTCGTAACTTCTTCAATTATGCTTTTCTTTCCATTTGATGTAAGAGAAGAGCATAATATCGAAGGATTCTATCAAAAATATAATCTAACTAATATAATTCCTTCAAATTTTCTCCCTATTGGTAGAGACCCTATGAACAACATCATATGTTTGGCTGTTAGCGGAGAAGATATAGGAAGAGTATATTATTGTGATCTAACCCATTTGGATGAAGATAAAGGTTTAATCAAAGAGTTAGTAAGATTAACAGCATTGAGCTTTACAGAATTTATACAATCACTATATAAAACAGAATAA
- a CDS encoding phage tail protein, producing MATGKRLDPYRNYRFRVVIDGIQTAAFADATIPDTSTEAVDYREGIDAPHARKLSGLTKFGNITLKKGLTDSLELYNWRKSIEDKGALKNRKSLSIILVDEEGNDKAQWDILEAWPIKYDVSALSAKGNEVSVESMELVHEGVRRVK from the coding sequence ATGGCAACCGGCAAAAGATTGGATCCCTACCGCAATTACCGCTTCCGCGTTGTAATTGACGGCATTCAGACCGCAGCCTTTGCGGACGCAACGATTCCGGATACATCCACAGAGGCTGTAGATTACCGGGAGGGCATCGATGCCCCGCATGCGCGCAAGCTGTCGGGCTTGACCAAATTCGGGAACATTACCTTGAAAAAGGGACTGACAGACTCCCTGGAGCTCTACAACTGGCGCAAGTCGATTGAGGACAAAGGCGCGCTGAAAAACCGCAAGAGCTTGTCCATCATCCTGGTGGATGAAGAAGGCAATGACAAGGCGCAGTGGGATATCCTCGAAGCCTGGCCGATCAAGTATGATGTCAGCGCCCTTAGCGCTAAAGGCAACGAGGTCTCTGTCGAGTCGATGGAGCTGGTGCATGAAGGGGTTCGCAGAGTGAAATAG
- a CDS encoding phage late control D family protein: MGTSVANYKIELNGSKLSAELTAAVEGVTLEDELNLPAVFSIQMNMVNAGSGMWRGTDLTSLKPGDQLKLSLGLDQPEPMISGEITSLDLNFAEHSVLDIRGYDLLHRLRMGTRSKAFLKKKDSDIAGEIAKEHGLTPVVEDTGTVYPYLYQNNQSNYEFLLERAALLDYELFAADKKLHFVKSRSVKAPVLPEMSFKKDFERLNLELRALTRGSKVTLKGWDVKEKKELEAIAKSGEETTRMGGKEGGFTISTAAVGESPIVIMAENLLDMNEAKVLAAAAYNSRLREFIAGEGMCWGNPKLRAGQTVKLMGLGERFSGIYYIVATVHKIDSKGYTTTFKVKRTGL; encoded by the coding sequence ATGGGCACCAGTGTAGCGAATTACAAAATTGAGCTGAACGGAAGCAAGCTGTCCGCTGAACTGACAGCGGCAGTGGAAGGCGTCACGCTGGAGGATGAGCTTAATCTGCCGGCGGTATTCTCTATCCAGATGAATATGGTGAATGCCGGAAGCGGCATGTGGCGGGGAACAGATCTGACGAGCCTGAAGCCGGGCGACCAGCTGAAGCTCTCCCTTGGACTCGACCAGCCGGAGCCGATGATCAGCGGGGAGATTACCTCGCTGGATCTGAACTTTGCGGAGCACTCGGTGCTGGATATCCGCGGATATGATCTGCTGCACCGGCTGCGTATGGGGACGAGAAGCAAAGCTTTTCTGAAGAAGAAGGATAGTGATATTGCGGGGGAAATCGCCAAGGAGCATGGATTGACCCCTGTGGTGGAGGATACCGGAACGGTGTATCCCTACCTCTACCAGAATAATCAGAGCAACTACGAATTTCTGCTGGAGCGGGCAGCCCTGCTTGATTATGAGCTGTTCGCGGCAGATAAGAAGCTGCATTTCGTCAAGTCGCGGTCCGTGAAGGCCCCGGTGCTGCCGGAGATGAGCTTCAAGAAGGATTTTGAACGGCTGAACCTGGAGCTGAGGGCCCTTACCCGGGGGAGTAAGGTGACGCTTAAGGGCTGGGATGTGAAGGAGAAGAAGGAGCTTGAGGCTATAGCTAAGAGCGGGGAAGAGACGACCAGAATGGGCGGGAAGGAAGGCGGCTTCACCATCAGCACAGCAGCGGTCGGGGAATCACCGATTGTCATTATGGCCGAGAATCTGCTGGATATGAACGAAGCCAAGGTGCTGGCCGCCGCTGCTTACAACAGCCGCCTGCGCGAGTTCATTGCCGGGGAAGGCATGTGCTGGGGGAACCCGAAGCTCCGGGCAGGACAGACGGTGAAGCTGATGGGTCTGGGCGAGCGCTTCAGCGGAATTTATTACATTGTTGCCACGGTTCACAAGATCGACAGCAAGGGCTATACCACGACGTTCAAGGTGAAGAGGACTGGCCTATGA
- a CDS encoding SMI1/KNR4 family protein, whose protein sequence is MGVNKWINGEELHDETLIKLVENNFGVKFPEDYKRCIQLYNGGYPEPNCFDMNDGEQGVLINLLSFTNDNLNITMFYDFEEETSIAGLVPIARDPFGNLLCFDYRLKVQSPEIIFYDHEEIGEDAIIPVCSTFTELLNGLYSAE, encoded by the coding sequence ATGGGAGTGAATAAGTGGATTAATGGCGAAGAATTACACGATGAAACACTAATAAAATTAGTTGAAAATAATTTTGGAGTAAAGTTTCCAGAAGATTATAAGAGATGCATTCAACTGTATAACGGAGGTTACCCAGAACCGAATTGCTTCGATATGAACGACGGTGAACAGGGAGTATTAATTAATTTATTAAGCTTCACAAATGATAATTTAAATATAACAATGTTTTATGATTTTGAAGAAGAGACTTCAATTGCCGGACTTGTACCTATTGCAAGAGATCCGTTTGGAAATTTATTATGTTTCGATTATCGCTTAAAGGTTCAGTCACCTGAAATAATATTTTATGATCATGAGGAGATTGGGGAGGATGCAATAATTCCTGTTTGTAGTACATTTACAGAATTACTAAATGGATTATATTCTGCAGAATAG
- a CDS encoding ATP-binding protein, whose protein sequence is MKFIKLARSYRKETAEAADDVERVEAAELGTGAAYVAALASAHEPAVPEANSEAAAPREESGEPAPPYSSNQEHLAEELQLLELRLKLRYLEGPQPHAELELVDEEIRSLLDVQPEDERYINLLTAEIAHLERKIAARLRTNFHPSAEQSPSPAPRLMLPEVASALNLSGLEVSILVACLAPELDGKYGRIYAYLQNDMSDKRPSVGGVLEVFAGAEEERQAARLLFDVRAPLMKLLLERRGEYGDSRIPLIARPLKLEDWAVNLLLGYEVLDERLTKAVKLSTVPLPQQIHFPAELEQKLLRFVKHYSCCGASSPDSSSSLLYISGPDEALKLGGIREVCGTLGLSVLVADLEKLLRPEADFSEMLRLLGRHALLMKTALCFTGFDSLVTEDDRYSLQIRLLMEMLADCAPLTFILGEAQWGISFTGIPLNFMQIDLPFPDAAARKAAWTVLGQEYKLSPQMELDEVSGSFRFTASQIRAALNGGENIAVWNGFRENGISTKDLYEACYFQSSRRIQALASKVQAMYTWDMLVLPEEQLNQLEEICRQVKYRAIVYGEWGFAGRLSLGRGLNILFSGPPGSGKTMAAEVIATELSLELYKIDVSQIVSKYIGETEKNLSRIFDEAETSNAILFFDEADALFGKRSEVKDAHDRYANVEISYLLQKMEEYTGIVILATNLNQNLDDAFARRLHFKLEFPFPEQQQRGRIWRGMFPAGAPLDPDLDYGFMAEKFILAGGNIKNIALNAAFYAAHEGCSIGMKQIMLAAKREYLKLGRTFLQSDYAPYHTLIEVK, encoded by the coding sequence ATGAAATTTATTAAATTGGCTAGAAGCTATCGAAAGGAAACAGCGGAGGCTGCTGATGATGTGGAACGGGTCGAAGCAGCCGAGCTTGGCACAGGTGCTGCTTATGTTGCTGCTCTTGCTTCCGCTCATGAACCAGCAGTTCCTGAAGCAAATTCCGAAGCAGCAGCTCCCCGAGAGGAGAGCGGCGAACCCGCTCCGCCCTACAGCTCGAACCAAGAGCATCTCGCAGAAGAGCTGCAACTGCTGGAGCTCCGGCTTAAGCTCAGGTACCTTGAAGGACCGCAGCCGCACGCAGAGCTGGAGCTTGTGGACGAGGAGATCCGCAGTCTGCTGGATGTCCAGCCGGAAGATGAGCGTTACATCAATCTCTTAACAGCGGAAATAGCTCATCTGGAACGGAAGATCGCTGCCAGACTGAGGACTAATTTCCACCCATCAGCAGAGCAGTCACCCAGTCCCGCGCCCAGGCTCATGCTCCCGGAGGTGGCTTCTGCACTTAACCTGTCAGGGCTGGAGGTAAGCATCCTGGTCGCTTGTCTGGCGCCTGAGCTGGACGGCAAGTACGGGCGAATCTATGCCTACCTGCAGAATGATATGTCGGACAAGCGCCCTTCGGTGGGTGGGGTCCTGGAGGTATTCGCCGGGGCAGAGGAGGAGCGGCAGGCGGCCCGCTTGCTGTTCGATGTCCGTGCACCGCTGATGAAGCTGCTGCTGGAACGAAGAGGGGAGTACGGCGACAGCCGCATTCCGTTAATCGCCCGGCCGCTGAAGCTGGAGGATTGGGCGGTGAATCTGCTGCTCGGCTATGAGGTGCTGGATGAGCGTCTGACGAAGGCGGTGAAGCTTAGCACGGTGCCTCTTCCGCAGCAGATCCATTTTCCGGCTGAGCTGGAGCAGAAGCTGCTGCGGTTCGTGAAGCATTACAGCTGCTGCGGAGCCAGCAGCCCCGATAGCTCCAGCAGCCTGCTATACATTAGCGGGCCGGATGAGGCTCTGAAGCTGGGCGGTATCCGCGAGGTCTGCGGCACCCTGGGACTCTCTGTCCTGGTTGCCGATCTGGAGAAGCTGCTGCGCCCTGAGGCTGATTTCAGTGAAATGCTGAGACTGCTTGGACGGCATGCGCTGCTGATGAAGACGGCCCTCTGCTTCACTGGCTTCGACAGCCTGGTGACAGAGGATGACCGATACAGTCTGCAGATCCGGCTCCTTATGGAGATGCTGGCAGACTGTGCACCGCTGACGTTCATCCTTGGAGAAGCGCAGTGGGGAATCAGCTTCACCGGAATTCCGCTGAACTTCATGCAGATCGACTTGCCCTTTCCGGATGCGGCGGCCCGCAAGGCTGCATGGACTGTCTTGGGTCAGGAGTATAAGCTGTCTCCGCAGATGGAACTGGATGAAGTCAGCGGCAGCTTCCGCTTCACGGCAAGCCAGATCCGGGCCGCTCTGAACGGCGGTGAGAACATCGCCGTCTGGAACGGCTTCAGGGAGAACGGGATCAGCACGAAGGATCTCTACGAAGCCTGTTACTTCCAGTCCAGCCGCAGAATCCAGGCACTGGCCTCGAAGGTCCAGGCCATGTATACCTGGGACATGCTGGTGCTTCCCGAAGAGCAGCTGAATCAGCTGGAGGAAATCTGCCGTCAGGTGAAATACCGCGCAATCGTCTATGGAGAGTGGGGCTTTGCAGGACGGCTGTCGCTCGGAAGAGGGCTGAACATCCTGTTCTCGGGGCCGCCAGGCTCCGGGAAGACGATGGCCGCTGAGGTGATTGCAACTGAGCTGAGTCTGGAACTCTACAAGATCGATGTCTCACAGATTGTGAGCAAGTACATCGGGGAGACCGAGAAGAATCTGTCGCGGATTTTTGATGAGGCGGAGACCTCGAACGCCATTCTCTTCTTCGACGAAGCGGATGCCTTGTTCGGCAAGCGCTCTGAGGTCAAGGATGCGCATGACCGGTATGCGAATGTGGAGATCAGCTACCTGCTGCAGAAGATGGAGGAGTATACGGGAATTGTGATTCTGGCGACCAACCTGAATCAGAACCTGGACGATGCCTTCGCCCGCAGGCTGCACTTCAAGCTGGAATTCCCGTTCCCGGAGCAACAGCAGCGCGGCCGGATCTGGCGGGGAATGTTCCCGGCGGGAGCGCCGCTTGATCCTGATCTGGATTATGGCTTCATGGCGGAGAAGTTCATTCTGGCCGGAGGCAACATCAAGAACATTGCCTTGAATGCAGCCTTTTATGCGGCGCATGAAGGCTGTTCCATCGGGATGAAGCAGATCATGCTGGCAGCCAAGCGGGAGTATCTGAAGCTGGGCAGAACCTTTTTGCAATCGGATTATGCGCCCTATCACACACTGATCGAGGTGAAATAA